From a region of the Thermus caldilimi genome:
- a CDS encoding ATP-binding protein — protein MRTSGQWEILGRFQRALLRDLEPVQILRNLLEVATEEGVERAALFLYHRETRELVGEVASGRGRHYTVSAIALPLYAKGYVQEAFFAEGPVRRGEEWLLPVVGEEASYCWADPEARCMVRPRATRETRFLVCPSCAYFSPKGVLSLEGVPQTLRPLLPLLAQLTALALKNGELLSERNRALAELSRHAEALSHVSALAREVVKALEPAAVLETLAEALSERFGFFRVTVALVKGEGGEDYLEGYLTVRGKDVYWTEGISRIRLPLASSPDPLAKAVRERRTLVVEKESLPPHVAQEMGPAIAFVPILAEGEALGVVAVDHGPEGPGISEAEVRYVELLTGVAGVALRNAQLYREKKELSLALAAERRRLFQVLEELPDGVVVLFGSEGFANGKARQALSVGSAVSLEDLPAALEPALEGGRLEFSLGGATYSVRGKLVGEMRVLVLHDITERTRMERALREQVAFTQTLVDLAKEALQQRGLAPLTGAIVKRLQALFVADEGLLLAEEGGSQRVLYSTCSLPESLPRPNLLEKALMEGGPLGVEVLEAQDCGVARMLGLKSALVVPFRAGGFRGGLLLGFRRERRFSERLLSRLVQVGTLLALVLEKARFLELVEAEEERLKALLEHSQDVVYVLDGEGVIRYVSASVRPVLGYDPEGYKKAPLRALDFVHPEDRFLAETLFRELLSHPGEVRAGEFRVLHADGTPIPVEAWGRNLLADPRVQGVVVDLHDLRPRLEAERLKGEFIAAVSHELRTPLAVIMGLAELLREEGLSPSAQESVDLILESAFRLKTMVDNLLDTSRLEAGRFEVSKRPVDLKPLLQDLARSFQGVARLSGVEFQVALEELPLLEADPDRVVQVMGNLLSNAFKFTPQGGRVFLRARQEGDKVVLEVEDTGPGIPKEELPKLFQRYARAKSAETRGISGTGLGLFISKHIVEAHGGRIEVESEEGKGSLFRVILPVYGPHPSG, from the coding sequence ATGAGAACCTCGGGCCAATGGGAGATCCTCGGGCGTTTTCAGCGGGCCTTATTAAGAGACCTGGAGCCTGTGCAAATACTTCGCAACCTCCTCGAGGTGGCCACGGAGGAAGGAGTGGAGCGGGCAGCCCTTTTTCTCTACCACCGGGAAACCCGGGAGCTGGTGGGAGAGGTGGCCTCGGGCCGGGGCCGCCACTACACGGTTTCCGCCATCGCCCTTCCCCTATACGCAAAAGGGTATGTGCAGGAGGCCTTTTTCGCCGAGGGTCCCGTGCGGCGGGGAGAGGAATGGCTTTTGCCGGTGGTGGGAGAGGAGGCCTCCTACTGCTGGGCCGATCCCGAGGCTCGCTGTATGGTCCGCCCCCGGGCCACCCGGGAGACCCGCTTCCTGGTCTGTCCCAGCTGTGCTTACTTTTCGCCCAAGGGGGTGTTGAGCCTGGAGGGAGTCCCCCAGACCCTGAGGCCTCTTCTGCCCCTTCTGGCCCAGCTCACGGCCCTGGCTTTGAAAAACGGCGAGCTCCTTTCGGAGCGCAACCGGGCTTTGGCCGAGCTTTCCCGCCACGCTGAGGCTCTTTCCCACGTGAGCGCCTTGGCCCGGGAAGTGGTTAAGGCCTTAGAACCCGCTGCCGTGCTGGAAACCCTTGCCGAGGCCCTTTCGGAGCGCTTCGGTTTCTTCCGGGTGACCGTGGCCCTGGTGAAGGGGGAGGGGGGTGAGGATTACCTGGAGGGCTACCTCACCGTGCGGGGAAAAGACGTGTACTGGACGGAGGGTATCAGCCGCATCCGCTTGCCCCTGGCTTCTTCCCCGGATCCCCTGGCCAAGGCGGTGCGGGAACGGAGGACCTTGGTGGTGGAGAAGGAGAGCCTGCCCCCGCATGTGGCCCAGGAGATGGGTCCAGCTATCGCCTTTGTTCCCATTCTGGCTGAGGGGGAGGCCTTGGGGGTGGTGGCGGTGGACCACGGCCCCGAAGGGCCAGGGATAAGCGAGGCGGAGGTGCGCTACGTGGAGCTCCTCACGGGCGTGGCGGGGGTGGCCCTCAGGAATGCCCAGCTCTACCGGGAAAAGAAGGAGCTTTCCCTGGCCTTGGCTGCGGAGCGGAGGCGGCTTTTCCAGGTGCTGGAGGAGCTTCCCGACGGGGTGGTGGTTCTTTTCGGTTCCGAGGGCTTTGCCAACGGGAAGGCCCGCCAGGCGCTTTCCGTGGGCTCTGCGGTGTCCCTCGAGGACCTTCCCGCAGCCCTGGAGCCTGCCTTGGAGGGGGGAAGGTTGGAGTTCAGCCTGGGTGGGGCCACGTATAGCGTCCGGGGAAAGCTGGTGGGGGAGATGCGGGTTTTGGTCCTCCACGACATCACCGAGCGCACCCGCATGGAGCGGGCCCTGAGGGAGCAGGTGGCCTTCACCCAGACCTTGGTGGACCTGGCCAAGGAGGCCTTGCAACAACGGGGGTTGGCCCCCTTGACCGGGGCCATCGTCAAGCGCTTGCAGGCCCTCTTCGTCGCCGACGAGGGGCTGCTTTTGGCGGAAGAAGGGGGTAGCCAGCGGGTGCTTTACAGCACCTGCTCCTTGCCCGAATCCCTACCCCGGCCCAACCTTTTGGAAAAGGCCTTGATGGAGGGAGGGCCCCTGGGGGTAGAGGTACTGGAGGCCCAGGACTGTGGGGTCGCGCGGATGCTGGGCCTTAAGAGCGCCTTGGTGGTTCCCTTCCGGGCGGGGGGGTTCCGGGGTGGGCTCCTCTTGGGCTTTCGGCGGGAGAGGCGCTTTTCCGAAAGGCTCCTCTCCCGCCTGGTTCAGGTGGGTACCTTGTTGGCCCTGGTGTTGGAAAAGGCCCGCTTCTTGGAACTGGTGGAGGCCGAGGAGGAGCGGCTTAAGGCTCTTTTGGAGCACTCCCAGGACGTGGTGTACGTGCTGGACGGGGAAGGCGTAATCCGCTATGTGAGCGCCAGCGTGCGCCCGGTGCTGGGCTATGACCCGGAGGGGTACAAGAAGGCCCCTTTGAGGGCCTTGGACTTCGTCCACCCGGAGGATCGGTTCCTGGCGGAGACCCTATTCCGCGAGCTTTTGAGCCACCCAGGGGAGGTGCGCGCCGGGGAGTTCCGGGTCCTTCACGCGGACGGTACCCCGATTCCCGTGGAGGCCTGGGGGCGGAACCTTCTGGCTGACCCGCGGGTGCAAGGGGTGGTGGTGGACCTGCACGACCTCAGGCCCAGGCTGGAGGCCGAGCGGCTTAAGGGGGAGTTCATCGCTGCCGTAAGCCACGAACTCCGCACTCCTTTGGCGGTGATCATGGGCCTGGCCGAGCTTCTGCGGGAAGAGGGGCTTTCCCCCTCGGCCCAGGAGTCGGTGGACCTCATCCTGGAAAGCGCCTTCCGGCTCAAGACCATGGTGGATAACCTCCTGGACACCAGCCGCCTCGAGGCCGGCCGCTTTGAGGTAAGCAAAAGACCCGTGGACCTAAAGCCCCTTCTTCAGGACCTGGCCAGGAGCTTCCAGGGCGTGGCCCGGCTTTCCGGGGTGGAGTTCCAGGTGGCTTTGGAGGAGCTTCCCCTTCTGGAGGCGGACCCCGACCGGGTGGTTCAGGTGATGGGGAACCTTCTTTCCAACGCCTTCAAGTTCACCCCACAGGGCGGGCGGGTTTTCCTTCGGGCCCGGCAAGAAGGGGACAAGGTGGTCCTGGAGGTGGAGGACACGGGCCCCGGCATCCCCAAGGAGGAGCTCCCGAAGCTCTTCCA
- a CDS encoding acyl-CoA dehydrogenase family protein, with amino-acid sequence MPIDFSLTEEQRQLQALARRFAKEVILPVAQEYDEKEEVPWPVIEKLHEVGLLNAIIPEAYGGMGLKMLDEVIVGEELAYACMGIYTIPMASDLGITPVLLAGNEEQKRRFLKPLTEKPALAAFALSEPGNGSDAAALKTRAVRQGDYYILNGTKMWISNGGEAEWVVVFATLNPELRHKGVVALVVEKGTPGFSAVKIHGKMGQRASGTCELVFEDVKVPVQNRLGEEGEGFKIAMNTLNKTRIPVAAGSVGVARRALDEARKYAKEREAFGKPIADFQAIQFKLADMMIGIETARTYTYYAAWLADQGLPHAHASAIAKAYASEMAFEAANQAIQIHGGYGYVREFPVEKLLRDVKLNQIYEGTNEIQRLIIARHLLAE; translated from the coding sequence ATGCCCATAGACTTCAGCCTCACCGAGGAACAACGTCAGCTCCAGGCCCTGGCCCGGCGCTTCGCCAAGGAGGTCATCCTCCCCGTGGCCCAGGAGTACGACGAGAAGGAAGAGGTGCCCTGGCCGGTCATAGAAAAGCTCCACGAGGTCGGCCTCCTGAACGCCATCATCCCCGAGGCGTACGGGGGGATGGGTCTCAAGATGCTGGACGAGGTCATCGTGGGGGAAGAGCTGGCCTACGCCTGCATGGGCATCTACACCATCCCCATGGCCAGCGACCTGGGGATCACCCCCGTGCTTTTGGCCGGGAACGAGGAGCAAAAGCGCCGCTTCCTCAAACCCCTCACGGAAAAGCCCGCCCTGGCGGCCTTCGCCCTCAGCGAGCCCGGAAATGGCTCCGACGCCGCTGCCCTCAAGACCCGGGCGGTGCGCCAGGGGGATTACTACATCCTCAACGGTACCAAGATGTGGATCTCCAACGGGGGCGAGGCCGAGTGGGTGGTGGTCTTCGCCACCTTGAACCCCGAGCTACGCCACAAGGGGGTGGTGGCCCTGGTGGTGGAAAAGGGCACCCCGGGCTTCAGCGCCGTGAAGATCCACGGCAAGATGGGGCAAAGGGCCTCGGGAACCTGCGAGCTCGTATTTGAGGACGTCAAGGTACCCGTGCAAAACCGCCTGGGGGAGGAAGGGGAGGGGTTCAAGATCGCCATGAACACCCTCAACAAAACCCGCATCCCCGTGGCGGCGGGAAGTGTGGGAGTGGCGCGAAGGGCCCTGGACGAGGCCAGAAAGTACGCTAAGGAACGGGAAGCCTTCGGGAAGCCCATCGCGGACTTCCAGGCCATCCAGTTCAAGCTGGCGGACATGATGATCGGCATAGAAACCGCCCGCACGTACACCTACTATGCCGCCTGGCTCGCCGATCAGGGCCTGCCCCACGCCCACGCCAGCGCCATCGCCAAGGCCTATGCCTCGGAGATGGCCTTTGAAGCCGCCAACCAGGCCATCCAGATCCACGGGGGCTACGGGTACGTGCGGGAGTTCCCGGTGGAGAAGCTCTTGAGGGACGTGAAGCTCAACCAGATCTACGAGGGCACCAACGAGATCCAAAGGCTCATCATCGCCAGGCATCTCCTGGCGGAATAG
- a CDS encoding electron transfer flavoprotein subunit beta/FixA family protein, producing MKFVAVIRQVPDGESRLRIQGDRVDLSGATLILDQMDEYGVEEALRLKEKHGGEAIVVGFGPERTEEAIRTALAMGMDRGIHVVYEGYADPVTVAEALAPILKEESPTLILTGGQQADWDSQALGGALAEALDVPVVAWTTALELEGETARAKHDLDEGAEWVRVRLPAVFTTQQGLNEPRYPTLPGIMKAKKKEIKKVAFQGASRVEILQESIQEKTRLQKILDGKDPVAAAEELVRLLHEEAKVI from the coding sequence ATGAAGTTCGTGGCGGTCATCAGACAGGTACCGGACGGGGAAAGCAGGCTGAGGATCCAGGGGGATCGGGTGGACCTTTCCGGGGCCACCCTGATCCTGGACCAGATGGACGAGTACGGGGTGGAGGAAGCCCTTCGCCTAAAGGAGAAGCATGGGGGCGAGGCCATCGTGGTGGGCTTCGGCCCCGAGCGCACCGAGGAGGCCATCCGCACCGCCTTGGCCATGGGGATGGACCGGGGCATCCACGTGGTTTACGAGGGGTACGCCGATCCCGTGACCGTGGCCGAGGCTCTGGCCCCCATCCTGAAGGAGGAATCCCCTACCCTCATCCTCACGGGCGGGCAACAGGCCGACTGGGATAGCCAGGCCCTGGGCGGGGCTTTGGCGGAAGCCCTGGACGTGCCGGTGGTGGCCTGGACCACGGCCCTCGAGCTGGAAGGGGAAACCGCCAGGGCCAAGCACGACCTGGACGAGGGAGCGGAGTGGGTACGGGTACGGCTTCCTGCGGTCTTCACCACCCAACAAGGCCTGAACGAACCCCGCTACCCCACCCTGCCCGGCATCATGAAGGCCAAGAAGAAGGAAATCAAAAAGGTGGCCTTTCAAGGGGCAAGCCGGGTGGAAATCCTCCAGGAGAGCATCCAGGAGAAGACCCGGCTTCAGAAGATTCTGGACGGCAAGGACCCCGTGGCGGCGGCCGAGGAGCTGGTGCGGCTTCTGCACGAGGAAGCCAAGGTGATCTGA
- a CDS encoding electron transfer flavoprotein subunit alpha/FixB family protein produces the protein MILVVLDHDGNKLRKASLEALTRARKLAEALGEGVAGVLLAEGQAPVEEARGYVETLYVAELGPYTAEKWAAGILEAAKAGVKAIVAPSSRQSRTYMGRVAYALKAGLLEDTLESWAEGSEVYATRYAYLNRVTQKVKSAPPVVLTVKPNTTPLAEPLGQVGQVVALPIPPVSSVEVLERVQEEKKGVSLTEADVVVTGGRGMGGSEAFKQVEELAALLGGAVGATRAVVDAGWRPYSEQVGQTGKTVQPSLYIALGVSGAVQHLAGMNKSKYIVAVNKDPEAPIFKHADYGIVGDVHQVLPALIQAVKKLKD, from the coding sequence ATGATCCTGGTGGTTCTGGACCATGATGGAAACAAGCTGAGGAAGGCGAGCCTCGAGGCCCTGACCCGGGCCCGGAAGCTGGCCGAGGCCTTGGGAGAAGGGGTGGCCGGGGTGCTTTTGGCGGAGGGCCAAGCCCCCGTGGAAGAGGCCCGAGGCTACGTGGAAACCCTTTACGTGGCGGAGCTCGGTCCCTACACCGCCGAGAAGTGGGCGGCGGGAATCCTGGAAGCCGCCAAGGCTGGGGTAAAGGCCATTGTTGCCCCATCTTCCCGGCAAAGCCGCACCTACATGGGCCGGGTAGCCTATGCCCTAAAGGCCGGGCTCCTGGAGGACACCCTGGAGTCTTGGGCGGAGGGAAGCGAGGTCTACGCCACCCGCTACGCCTACCTAAACCGGGTGACGCAGAAGGTGAAAAGCGCTCCCCCGGTGGTCCTCACGGTGAAGCCCAACACCACTCCCCTGGCGGAACCCCTGGGCCAGGTGGGCCAGGTGGTGGCGCTTCCCATCCCCCCGGTTTCCAGCGTGGAGGTGCTGGAAAGGGTGCAGGAGGAGAAAAAGGGTGTTTCCCTCACCGAGGCGGATGTGGTGGTCACGGGAGGCCGGGGCATGGGTGGCTCCGAGGCTTTCAAGCAAGTAGAGGAGCTTGCCGCCCTCCTGGGCGGGGCTGTGGGAGCGACCCGGGCGGTGGTGGATGCCGGCTGGCGTCCCTATAGCGAACAGGTGGGCCAGACGGGGAAAACCGTGCAACCCTCCCTGTACATTGCCCTGGGAGTTTCCGGGGCGGTCCAGCACCTGGCGGGGATGAACAAGAGCAAGTACATCGTGGCGGTGAACAAGGACCCCGAGGCTCCCATCTTCAAGCACGCCGACTACGGCATCGTGGGGGATGTGCACCAGGTGCTTCCCGCTTTAATCCAAGCGGTGAAGAAGCTAAAAGACTAG
- a CDS encoding acyl-CoA carboxylase subunit beta — protein sequence MADNAKLILDELLAELEERRKKVLLGGGEERIRKQHQQGKLTARERIEYLLDPGSFVELMPFAEHLETGLMEGVEAAADGVVTGYGTIGGRLVFVFSQDFTVLGGSLGKMHGRKIASLMDLAAKVGAPIIGLNDSAGARIQEGVDSLSGYGEVFYRNAIYSGVVPQISAILGPCAGGAVYSPAMTDFILMSRGTSYMFITGPEVIRSVTREEVSFEELGGADVHMEKSGVAHLEGQNDQEVLDLIKKLLSYLPQNSREKPPVVEPKDDPHRPTPELLDIVHPDARRPYNMHQVIRTLLDEGEFLEIQPGFARNIIVGLGRLGGHPVGVIANNPRFMAGALDINASDKAARFIRTMDAFNIPLLTLVDVTGFLPGVAQEHGGIIRHGAKMLFAYAEATVPKITLIARKAYGGAYLAMNSKDMGADVVLAWPTAAVAVMGAEGAANIIYRKEIQSSPNPKETRRRKIEEYKKAFDNPWVAAARGYIDDVIDPTHTRRLLYQHLRMLWDKKEERPFKKHDNIPL from the coding sequence ATGGCCGATAACGCCAAGCTTATCCTGGATGAGCTACTGGCTGAGCTGGAGGAAAGGCGGAAAAAGGTCCTCCTTGGCGGGGGAGAGGAACGCATCCGCAAGCAGCACCAGCAAGGGAAACTCACCGCCCGGGAGCGAATAGAATACCTTTTGGACCCGGGAAGCTTTGTGGAACTCATGCCCTTCGCTGAGCACCTGGAAACCGGCCTCATGGAGGGGGTTGAGGCTGCGGCGGACGGGGTGGTGACCGGCTACGGCACCATCGGAGGGCGCCTGGTCTTCGTCTTCAGCCAGGACTTCACCGTTTTAGGAGGCTCCCTGGGGAAGATGCACGGGCGCAAGATCGCAAGCCTCATGGACCTGGCGGCCAAGGTGGGGGCTCCCATCATCGGCCTCAATGATTCCGCCGGGGCCCGCATCCAGGAGGGGGTGGATAGCCTCTCCGGGTACGGGGAGGTCTTCTACCGCAACGCCATCTACTCCGGAGTGGTGCCCCAGATCTCCGCCATCCTGGGCCCCTGCGCCGGGGGAGCGGTCTACAGCCCCGCCATGACCGACTTCATCCTCATGAGCCGCGGTACCAGTTACATGTTCATCACCGGCCCCGAGGTGATCCGGAGTGTGACCCGGGAGGAGGTGAGCTTTGAGGAGCTGGGCGGGGCGGACGTGCACATGGAAAAAAGCGGGGTGGCCCACCTCGAGGGGCAAAACGACCAGGAAGTCCTGGACCTCATCAAGAAGCTCCTCTCCTACCTCCCGCAAAACAGCCGGGAAAAGCCCCCGGTGGTGGAACCCAAGGACGACCCCCACCGCCCCACCCCGGAGCTTCTGGACATCGTTCACCCGGACGCCCGGAGGCCCTACAACATGCACCAGGTGATCCGGACCCTCCTGGACGAGGGGGAGTTCTTGGAGATCCAGCCCGGCTTCGCCCGGAACATCATCGTGGGCCTGGGGCGGCTCGGGGGCCACCCCGTGGGGGTCATCGCCAACAACCCCCGCTTCATGGCCGGGGCCCTGGACATCAACGCCTCCGACAAGGCCGCCCGCTTCATCCGCACCATGGACGCCTTCAACATCCCCCTCCTTACCCTGGTGGACGTGACGGGCTTTCTGCCCGGGGTGGCCCAGGAGCACGGGGGCATCATCCGCCACGGGGCCAAGATGCTTTTCGCCTACGCCGAGGCCACGGTGCCCAAGATCACCCTCATCGCCCGCAAGGCCTACGGGGGGGCCTACCTGGCCATGAACTCCAAGGACATGGGGGCGGATGTGGTGCTGGCCTGGCCCACGGCGGCGGTGGCGGTGATGGGGGCGGAAGGGGCCGCCAACATCATCTACCGCAAGGAGATCCAGTCCTCCCCCAACCCCAAGGAAACCCGCCGCCGCAAGATTGAGGAGTACAAGAAGGCTTTTGACAACCCCTGGGTGGCGGCAGCCCGGGGCTACATCGACGATGTCATCGACCCCACCCACACCCGGCGCCTCCTCTACCAGCACCTGCGGATGCTCTGGGACAAAAAGGAGGAACGGCCCTTCAAAAAGCACGACAACATCCCCCTCTGA
- a CDS encoding PxKF domain-containing protein, with protein MKTYGKALIGGLTLLFLAACSGPQGEVGPQEIVVTEGIPAPSAKGVVVRPQGNLEGQLASLVGSQTTPLAVDGCAHGAPSTVQVGYTIKTPPGQAYPASFKVYTTWTYEAGSWVGSDETTVTFQSASDQPRSVTLTVRNGGAPATGTSAFKVEPRDPQPNTGSGKLQTPPGQSEVTVYVAFTSCPGAEPPPPPPNTPPTLAVPNFVLAEATSPAGAQVSFLVTATDQEDGDLTGSVVCTSASGTLFPIGETTVTCSVTDSGGLSASASFPVYVEDSTPPVFSGLPSGTVTRVAQNLQGWLLSLADLGISASDPNGVSEPVTVTCAPAEGSYIPIGATQTVVCTARDSATYRAPVSPAPPTPNESQASFQVFVTLNVNPAGFLPPLRMAVPYSAHKRGSTIPHKFYPPTYADGTPATDLADGLRLVLRYTGSCNSTSGEAIEGNDYPTGSTAWRYDPDSGQYVFNLKTQAGWSLGCYRTTVSYAGIPLAETHFSLIR; from the coding sequence ATGAAAACCTATGGAAAGGCGCTTATCGGCGGGCTAACCCTCCTCTTCCTCGCTGCCTGCTCCGGGCCGCAGGGGGAGGTGGGGCCGCAGGAGATCGTGGTGACGGAAGGGATCCCTGCCCCTAGCGCCAAGGGGGTGGTGGTCCGGCCCCAGGGGAACCTCGAGGGCCAGCTGGCTTCCTTGGTGGGTTCCCAAACCACCCCCCTGGCGGTGGACGGGTGCGCCCACGGGGCCCCCAGCACGGTGCAGGTGGGCTACACCATCAAGACGCCGCCCGGACAGGCCTACCCCGCCTCCTTCAAGGTCTACACCACCTGGACTTACGAGGCCGGGTCGTGGGTGGGGTCGGACGAAACCACCGTAACCTTCCAGAGCGCCAGCGACCAGCCTAGGTCGGTGACGCTCACCGTGCGGAACGGGGGTGCCCCGGCTACGGGCACCAGCGCCTTCAAGGTGGAACCCCGTGACCCACAACCCAACACAGGATCAGGAAAGCTCCAGACCCCCCCCGGGCAATCCGAGGTAACCGTGTACGTGGCCTTCACCTCCTGCCCTGGCGCCGAACCCCCGCCCCCTCCCCCCAACACACCCCCCACCCTCGCCGTGCCCAACTTCGTCCTGGCCGAGGCCACCAGCCCCGCGGGGGCCCAGGTGAGCTTCCTGGTCACGGCCACGGACCAAGAGGATGGGGACCTCACGGGGAGCGTGGTCTGCACCTCAGCAAGCGGTACCCTCTTCCCCATCGGCGAAACCACGGTGACCTGTTCCGTGACCGACTCCGGGGGGCTTTCCGCCAGCGCGAGCTTCCCCGTGTACGTGGAGGACTCCACCCCGCCCGTCTTCTCTGGCCTGCCGAGTGGTACCGTGACCCGGGTCGCCCAGAACCTCCAGGGGTGGCTCCTTAGCCTTGCCGACCTCGGCATCTCCGCCAGCGACCCCAACGGGGTGTCGGAGCCCGTAACCGTGACCTGCGCCCCTGCGGAAGGGAGCTACATTCCCATCGGGGCCACCCAGACCGTGGTCTGCACCGCCCGGGACAGCGCCACCTACCGCGCCCCGGTGAGCCCTGCCCCCCCTACCCCCAACGAGAGCCAGGCCAGCTTCCAGGTCTTCGTGACCCTGAACGTGAACCCTGCAGGCTTCCTACCCCCCTTGCGCATGGCGGTCCCCTACAGCGCCCACAAGCGGGGCTCCACCATCCCCCACAAGTTCTACCCGCCCACCTACGCCGATGGCACCCCCGCCACGGATCTGGCCGACGGCCTGCGCCTCGTCCTCCGCTACACCGGCAGCTGCAACTCCACAAGCGGGGAGGCAATCGAGGGCAACGACTACCCCACCGGCTCCACCGCCTGGCGCTACGACCCCGACAGCGGCCAGTACGTCTTCAACCTGAAGACCCAGGCCGGCTGGAGCCTGGGCTGCTACCGCACCACGGTCTCCTACGCGGGCATCCCCTTGGCGGAGACCCATTTCAGCCTCATCCGCTAG
- a CDS encoding helix-turn-helix transcriptional regulator has protein sequence MVKVWLQFPIFTEQEALAEALRARGFEVVEHPLLAQVGLVEADREVPAPPPVPAVVLLKTREQSAQALKKGYRGYLYPDQGLEVLERALKAVAQGEVWAERRVVAALVGEPLPHLTQREKEVAALAALGLSNEEIAKELGISVKTVKAHLSVVFQKLGVKKRSQLAHVRFLS, from the coding sequence ATGGTGAAGGTCTGGCTCCAGTTTCCCATCTTCACCGAGCAGGAAGCCTTGGCGGAAGCCCTGAGGGCCCGGGGCTTCGAGGTGGTGGAGCATCCCCTCCTGGCCCAGGTGGGCCTGGTGGAGGCCGACCGGGAGGTCCCTGCCCCCCCGCCCGTCCCCGCGGTGGTCCTCTTAAAGACCCGGGAACAGTCGGCCCAAGCCCTGAAGAAGGGGTACAGGGGCTACCTCTACCCGGACCAGGGCCTCGAGGTCCTGGAAAGGGCCCTCAAGGCCGTGGCCCAGGGGGAGGTCTGGGCGGAAAGGCGGGTGGTGGCCGCCTTGGTGGGGGAGCCCCTTCCCCACCTCACCCAGCGGGAGAAGGAGGTGGCTGCCCTGGCCGCCCTCGGCCTCAGCAACGAGGAGATCGCCAAGGAGCTCGGCATCTCCGTGAAGACGGTGAAGGCCCACCTCTCCGTTGTCTTTCAGAAGCTTGGGGTAAAGAAGCGGAGCCAGCTAGCCCACGTGCGCTTCCTGAGCTGA
- a CDS encoding type-5 uracil-DNA glycosylase: protein MDLVRFREELTACRLCPRLVAWREEVGRTKRRAYRDWAYWARPVPGFGDPQARLVLFGLAPGAHGSNRTGRPFTGDASGAFLYPLLYEAGLSSKPQSEPGDDLRLFGVYLTAAVRCAPPGNKPTREEIATCAAWTRVELGLLREARVYLALGGVALEALLDHFGLKKSAHPFFHGAHYPLPQGGHLLASYHVSRQNTQTGRLTREMFLEILLKAKGLAGL, encoded by the coding sequence GTGGACCTGGTCCGCTTCCGGGAGGAGCTCACCGCCTGCCGCCTCTGCCCCCGGCTGGTGGCCTGGCGGGAGGAGGTGGGACGAACCAAGCGCCGGGCCTACCGGGACTGGGCGTACTGGGCAAGGCCCGTCCCCGGCTTTGGCGATCCCCAAGCCCGGCTGGTGCTCTTCGGCCTCGCCCCTGGGGCCCACGGCTCCAACCGCACGGGCCGCCCCTTCACCGGGGACGCCTCCGGGGCCTTCCTCTACCCCCTTCTTTACGAGGCGGGGCTTTCCAGCAAGCCCCAAAGCGAGCCCGGGGATGACCTCCGGCTCTTTGGGGTCTACCTCACCGCCGCGGTGCGCTGCGCCCCCCCAGGGAACAAGCCCACCCGGGAGGAGATCGCCACCTGCGCCGCCTGGACCCGGGTGGAGCTCGGCCTCCTTCGGGAGGCCAGGGTCTACCTGGCCCTGGGGGGGGTGGCCCTCGAGGCTCTCCTAGACCACTTCGGCCTGAAGAAGTCGGCCCATCCCTTCTTCCACGGGGCCCACTACCCCCTGCCCCAGGGGGGGCACCTCCTGGCTAGCTACCACGTCTCCCGGCAGAACACCCAGACCGGCAGGCTCACCCGGGAGATGTTCCTGGAAATTCTGCTAAAGGCTAAAGGCCTCGCCGGGCTTTGA